The Moorella glycerini genomic interval ACATTGCTGGTGCTGGTGCCAAAATAGAGGTGGGTGCGCTAAAAGTAAAAGGCCGGGTTTCAGAGCCCGGCCCAATAATTTAGGCCTAGTGGATGCGCACCCGGTCGGCGCCATGATCCTTTAAGATCCGGTTGGCCTGGTCGGCGCGCTGGTCGTCACAACGGACGGAAACCAGCATTTTCCCCTGGCGGATTTCATTTTCATATTCTCGGCCTTCGGCTTCCGGGATACCCCAGTCGATTAGCCCGCCGGCAACGCCGCCTGTGGCCGCTCCTGAAAGCAGGCCGGCAATGGGACCGGCGGCAATAAGGGGACCCAGCCCGGGAACTACCAGGGCCCCGGCCCCGGCTGCCAGGCCGGCCAGGCCGCCCAGGACACCGCCGGTGGTAACGCCGTCGCTAATGCCGCCGGCGTCAACGTCCATGTTGAGGCCGCCTGCGCCTTCCCGGCCACCTGCCTTACCGCCCTTATCACGGGCCAGGATGGATATTTCCCTGTCGAAACCGGCCCGGCGCAGGTCTTCGACTGCTTCCCTGGCTACCTGT includes:
- a CDS encoding DUF1269 domain-containing protein, with product MAKTVVAIFSNEQVAREAVEDLRRAGFDREISILARDKGGKAGGREGAGGLNMDVDAGGISDGVTTGGVLGGLAGLAAGAGALVVPGLGPLIAAGPIAGLLSGAATGGVAGGLIDWGIPEAEGREYENEIRQGKMLVSVRCDDQRADQANRILKDHGADRVRIH